The Methyloceanibacter sp. wino2 nucleotide sequence TCCCGGAGATCACCGCCGAGATCGAGGCGATGGCCGGCGATGTCGGGTCGGAACTGTCGCGCGGTGGCATGGTCACGAAGATCGAAGCGGCCAAGATCGCCGTGGGCGCGGGCACGAATATGGTGATCGCCAGCGGCAAGGTGCTGAACCCGCTGTCCGTGCTGGCCTCGACCGGGGTTTGCACCTGGTTCCTGGCCCATCAGGATCCCGTGACGGCGCGGAAGCGTTGGATCGGTGGTACGCTGGAGCCCCGCGGCGCGGTGATCGTCGATGCCGGCGCGGCCAAGGCACTCGGCTCGGGCAAGAGCTTGCTGCCGGCCGGCGTCACGGAGATCGTCGGGCAGTTCGAACGCGGCGATGCGGTGGCCATCCGCGGGCTCGAAGGAACGGAAATCGGCCGTGGGCTGATTGCCTACGGTCATGCGGATGCTGCGGCGATCATCGGGCGCAAGAGCGGTGAAATTGCCGACATTCTCGGCTATCTTGGCCGTCCGGAGCTGATCCATCGCGACGACATGAGCCTCAGGAAGAAAGGCTCCTAAGGAACAACCCTTCCTAGGAAACGAAAGGACCTCACGTGGCACTTCCCGCCCAGGACCCCGCCGTCAGTCTGGAGCCGATGATGCTCTATATGGGCCGCCTTGCCCGCGCGGCCGCGGCCGAGCTTGCCGTGGCGACGACGGAGCAGAAGAATGCCGCGCTCGAGGCGATGGCGGCCGCCCTCGAGGCAGGTGCCGAGAAAATTCTCAGTGCGAACGCCAAGGATCTGGAGGCGGCCGAGAAGAATGGGCGCGATGCCGCGTTTCTCGACCGGCTGCGGCTCGACGAGGGCCGGGTGGCGGCTATGGCCAAGGGTTTGCGCGAGGTCGCAGGCCTCCCCGATCCCGTCGGCCAGACGATCGCCTCCTGGACGCGGCCCAATGGCTTGGAGATCGCGCGGGTCCGCGTGCCGCTCGGCGTCATCGGCATGATCTACGAGAGCCGTCCGAACGTGACGGCGGACGCATCCGCGCTGTGCCTCAAATCTGGCAACGCGGTCATTCTGCGGTCGGGCTCGGACAGCTTCCTGACCTCGCTCGTGATCGCCAACATTCTCACCGAAGCGATCAAGTCCGCAGGTCTACCCGGCGAGGCTATCCAGCTCGTGCCGTCGGTGGACCGGCAGGCGGTCGGGTTCATTCTCGGCGGCCTCGGCGGCGCCATCGATGTGATCGTGCCCCGGGGCGGCAGGAGCCTTGTGGAGCGGGTTCAGAAGGAAGCGCGCGTGCCGGTGTTCGCGCATCTGGAGGGCAACTGTCACGTCTATGTGGACGAGACCGCGCCGCTCGATATGGCGCGGGACATCGTCGTCAACGCCAAGATGCGCCGGACAGGCATTTGCGGCGCGGCCGAGACGCTGCTGGTTTCGCGCGCCGCCGTCGACACCCATCTCACGCCCATCGTGGACGCGCTGATAGAGGCCGGCTGCGAAGTGCGCGGCGATCCGGATACACAGCATACGGATAGTCGCGTCAAGACAGCGACGGATGAAGATTGGGACACGGAGTATCTGGCGCCCATCATCGCCGTCAAAGTCGTCGAGGATCTCGATGACGCCATCGCGCATATCGACGAGCACAGCTCGCACCATACCGAGGCGATCGTCACGAACGACGAGGCGGCTGCGGCTGCGTTTCTGGCGCGCGTCGACAGCGCCATTGTCCTGCACAACGCCTCGACCCAGTTCGCCGACGGCGGCGAATTCGGCATGGGGGCGGAGATCGGGATCGCAACGGGCCGGTTCCACGCACGCGGGCCCGTTGGAGTCGAGCAACTCACCACGTTCAAATATGTGGTGCGCGGGCAAGGCCAGACGCGGCCTTGAACGCGAAGACTGCCGTGAGCAAGCCGTCTGCCCTGAGCGAAATGCGGGCTCCGCTGGCGGCGCCGGGCATGCGGATCGGTCTCCTTGGCGGGTCCTTCAACCCCGCCCATGGTGCCCATCGCGAAATCAGTCTTGCGGCTCTAAAGCGGCTGGGGCTCGACCAGGTCTGGTGGCTGGTCACCGCGGGCAATCCTCTGAAGGACGTCTCCGGCCTGCCGCCGGTCGAAGCGCGGGTATGCGCGGCGCGGCGTATCGCGAACCATCCACGAATCAAAGTCACAGGCTTCGATGGCGGAACGGGCTCGCCCTACACCGCCGATCTGCTCTCGGCGCTCGTGCAGCGCTATCCGGGAGTCCACTTCGTCTGGCTGATGGGCGCGGACAATCTCGCCACGGTTCACCATTGGAAGGCCTGGCCCGAGATATTCCAGCTTGTGCCGATCGCGGTTCTGGACCGGCCCGGTTTTCGCCTCAAGGCGCGGGCGGGCAAGGCGGCGCATCGCTTTGCGGGCGCCTATATCGACGAGACCGACGCTTTGGGGCTCGCGCTCCTGCGCCCGCCGGCTTGGACCATCCTCACCCATCGCCTGTCGGGGCTCTCGTCGACGGCCCTTCGCGAAAATGTCTTGGAATCGGACTAGATTACTAGATCAAGAGCAAGAAGAACCGGCCCCTACTATCTATTGAAACTTGACCAGCCGGCAGTTTATTGTGAGGGGGTGAAGTGGTTCGTTGTCGAAGAAGCCCCAAGCGTCGTGCACGGGACATAGTCTTGAAGCCACTTCCAGGAGCAATGGCAGAAGGAAACCCACGCAAACATGCGCTCACCTAGCGAGGGTACCGTGAGCGGTACGCCTCCATCCGGACTGGCGTCATTCAGCGCCGAGCCCGGAAGACTGCTCAAGATCGTGACCGACACTCTCGACGGCGCCAAAGCCGAAGATGTCGCGGTCATCGATTTGGAAGGAAAGACTTCGATTGGCGATTATATGGTTGTCGCCTCGGGTCGTTCGCAGCGGCATGTCGGCGCCGTAGCCGACCATCTCATCAAAGCGCTCAAAGATGCTGGCTATGGCCGTGCGCGCGTCGAAGGACTGCCCCAAGGGGACTGGGTCCTGATCGATGCGGGCGAGGTCATCGTTCATCTCTTTCGGCCGGAGGTTCGTGAGTTCTACAACCTCGAAAAGATGTGGTCCGCGGATCGGCCCATGGAGCGAATGGTGGTCTGATCGGTAGATCACCACCGGCCCACGCGGCGGAGGTTGGCTGTGCGTCTGCTGATCGCCGCGGTCGGTAAGCTCAAAAAGGGACCGGAGCGAGAGCTCTGTACCCATTATTTCGGCCGGGCCGAAGCGCTCGGCCGCAGCCTCGGTCTGTCGCCGCTGACATCGATCGAGTTGTCCGAATCGCGCGCACCAGAGGCTGTCGCACGCCGGTCGGCCGAGGCCGAGGCGCTGCTGGCCAAAATCCCAAACGATTTCACCATCCTCTGTCTGGACCCAGGCGGCGAGATGCGCTCGAGCGAAGCCTTCGCGAGCGGTCTTGGCGCCTTGCGGGACGATGCCGCGGCGCCGGGCGTGGCCTTCGTGCTCGGCGGCCCCGACGGGCATGGCCAACCAGTCCTTGACCGGGGCGCCCAGTCGCTGTCTTTGGGACCCATGACGCTGCCCCACGGGCTGGCGCGGATCGTCCTCGCCGAGCAGCTCTACCGGGCCATGACGATCTTGGCGGGGCACCCGTACCACCGGGCCTGAGAGGCCTAAAGGTTAAGGATTCTTAAGGCTTTTGCCTTGATTCTGCCTTTTCCCTCCGGTGCCATCGACTGAACGGCCAGGACGCATGGCGCACAACGAGCGATCGACTTTCACCACTCGGAATCTTCGCGCCGCCCTGCTTGTTGGGGCGCTGCTCATCGTGCCTGCGAGCGTCGTGCATGGCCAAGACGATCTCACGCGGGACGAAGCCAAGAAGCGTCTCGACGAGACCGAACAGGAGTTGGAATCCAGCCGGGTGAGGGCTGAGGGCCTGACGAAGGACCTCGCCGCGCTGGCGGAAGAAAGGGCACGGCTCAGGACCGAGCTGATCGAGGCCGGCAAACGCGTTCAGGCGAGCGAAGCGACGCTCTCCGAAACTGAAAGCGAACTTGCGGAACTCACCGCGCAGGTGAACGTGATGCAGACCTCGATCGATGAGCGGAAGGCCGCGATTGTCACTATGCTGAGCGCCATGCAGAGAATTGGACGGACGCCGCCCCCGGCAATCGTCACGAGACGCGACGATGCGCTGAAGGTCGTTCGCGGCGCGATGCTGCTGGCCGAGGTCTATCCCGAACTCAAGTACCAGGCCGATAGCCTGACCGACAGCCTGCAGGATCTGTCGGCCGTCGAGGAGCGCGTCCGCGCCGAGCGGGATACGCAGCGGCGCGAGGCCGATCAGCTTTCGGCCGAGCAGGCGCGTCTCGACGAACTCATTGCCACGAAGCAGTCCAGGGAAGCGCAGGACCAGGAGGAGCTTGCCTCGCTGACCGAGTCGGCGCAGACGCTAGCCTCGGAGGTCGAGACTCTGAACGACCTGGTCGAGGAACTCGACAAGAAGATCGCCAAGGCGGAGGTCGCGCAGTACGACGCCGAGGTCGAGGCCGAAAAGGCTCTGCGGGAACGCCTCAAGCAGGAGGTCATGGCCACGCCTGCCAACGAGCGGGTGGTCGAGCTCAAGCCGGATTCGAAAAAGGTCGCCTTCGCCAATCCGGCCCGGATGAAGCCGGTCACGCCGTTCGGCGACGCCAAGGGCAGTTTGCGGCTACCGGCCCAGGGCGAGAGAACCAGCCGTTTCGGCGACAAGGATTCCGCCGGCGTGGCGTTCCAGGGCCTGTCGATGCAGACCCGCGAGGAGGCCCGCGTCACGGCCCCGGCGGACGGCTGGGTAGTCTATTCAGGCCCGTTCCGGTCCTACGGCCAACTCTTGATCATCAACGCTGGCGGGGGCTATCATATTTTGCTCGCGGGGATGAGCCGTATTGACGTTAGCCTCGGCCAATTCGTTCTTGCCGGCGAGCCGATCGCCGTCATGGGCAAATCACCGGCTCCGGGTAGTCCCGGTGGCCAAAGTTCACGCCCCGTCCTCTATGTGGAATTCAGAAAGGACGGACGGCCTATAGACCCCGGCCCATGGTGGGCCGAGGCATCCGGGAAGGTGCAAGGATGATGCGGAAGTCCGAATACGCTTTGTGGGCGCTACTGGTGGTTGCGGTGATTGCCGCTGGCTCGACAATGGTGAGCCTGGCGCGAAGCCCTTCGGCCGAAGCCGCGAATTCGGAGATCTATAAGCAGCTCGACCTGTTTGGCGAGGTGTTGGAGCGTGTCCGCAAGGGCTATGTGGAAGAGCCCGAGAACGAGAAGCTCATCGAGTCGGCCATCAACGGTATGCTGACGGCGCTCGATCCGCACTCTGCGTATCTGAACCTGGATAACTACGAAGACATGCGGGTCCAGACCAAGGGTCGGTTCGGCGGTCTGGGCATTGAGGTCACGATGGAAGATGGCCTCGTGAAGGTCATCTCCCCGATTGCCGACACGCCCGCCGACAAGGCTGGGATCTTGAGCGGCGACCTGATCACCAAGATCGACGACGAGAACGTCCGTGGCATGAACCTGCAAGACGCCGTCGAGAAGATGCGCGGCGAGGTGGATACGCCGATCACCCTCATGGTCCTCCGTGAGGGGCAGGAGGACTTGATGAAGTTCAAGTTCAACCGCGGCATCATCGAGATCAATCCGGTGAAGTTCAGCGCCGAGGGCGGTGACGTCGGCTATATCCGAATTACCTCTTTCAACGAGCAGACGACCGAGAAGCTCGTCAAGGCGGTCAACGACCTCAAGAAGGAACTCGGTCCGGACCTCAAGGGCTACATCGTCGACCTACGCAACAATCCGGGCGGCCTGCTCGATCAGGCGATCGCCGTCTCGGACGCGTTCCTCGACCAGGGGGCGATCGTGTCGACGCGCGGCCGCAACAACGAGGACGTTCAGAAGGAGTTCGCGCGGAAAGGGGACATCACCGACGGCAAGCAGATTGTCGTGCTGATCAACGGTGGCTCCGCGTCGGCATCCGAGATTGTCGCCGGTGCGCTCAAGGATCTGAAACGCGCGACCGTTGTCGGGACGCAGTCCTTCGGCAAGGGTTCGGTGCAGACGATTATCCCGCTGGGATCGGCGAATGGCGCTCTACGGCTGACCACGGCGCGCTACTACACGCCGAAGAACATTTCGATCCAGGCCAAGGGCATCACCCCCGACATCGTGGTCGAGGAGGAGCTCCCGGAAGACGTCAAGAAGCGGGAAGAGCTCATCGGCACACGCGGCGAAGCCAATCTGCGCGGCCATCTCAAGAACGAGGGTTCCGAGGAAGGCAAAGAGGAGAAATCCGGCAGTTCCTCGTATGTCCCCGAGGACAAGACGAAGGATACGCAACTCATCTACGGGCTCGAGCTGTTGCGCGGCACCAAGTCTGTCGATACGGAGCTGAAGCAGAAGGCCGAGGCTCCAAGCAAGTCAGAGACGGCGAACTAGACGGCCGGTCCGCAAGAGCGTAATTCGTGGGAAAGCGCTCAGCGGGCTTGGTCGGCTGCCATCTGATGTACTAGCCTTGTGTTGTACAAGCCTTGGTACAAAGGCAGTATCCAGGCGGTTCGGTCTGGAAGTGGGGAGAACGACAACATGAAGGCCACAGGATGAAGGCCCTAGCCGTCGCGTCGGGGATCATATTCTGGACCTTGGTGATTGGCGTCATTGCGCTGATCTTTCTATCAGGACCTGAGCCTGCGGAAGTCGTCCAGATCGAGTCCGCACCGGCTGCCGCGCCAGCTGCAGCGGGCCCGGGCGGGATTATGCCGCCGCCCGGTTTTTCAGTGACAGCACCCCGTATGCCGACACCGCCGCCGGCCCGGGTCTCTCCCCCGGGAATGGCGCCGCCGCCCGGCCAGGGTCCAGCTACCGCGCCGGCCGCGCCTCAGATGCCCGCGGCACCCGCAGCGCCGGCGTTTCCCGGCCAGAGCGGCGCGATTGAAGACGAAGACGGGAGCGTCGCACAGGCACCGGATCGCGGCAGCAATGTCGCCCTAGCGAGCCTTGTGCCGGGGATCGACCGGTCGACGGAAGAGCCGCTGCCCGAGGCCCCGCTGCCGGCCATCGTCGAAGATTCACCCTACGGTCCATTGCCGAAGGTCGCCGCTGACGGAAGCCGTCCGGCGGACGTGTACGCGCGTCCTTCCGACTATGCCGACGTGCAAGGCGGGCCCCCACGGGTCGCTGTGCTCCTCAACGGCTTAGGCGTGCCGGGGGATCAAGACGGCGACATCATCAAGGGGCTGCCGCCGCCTGTCAGTCTCGCATACGGCGCCTACGGGCGCGGGCTCCAAGAGCGAGTAACAGATGCTCGCACGGCCGGGCACGAGGTCTTCCTCGCAATTCCCCTGGAGCCCAACAACTACCCGACGAACGA carries:
- a CDS encoding murein hydrolase activator EnvC, translated to MPASVVHGQDDLTRDEAKKRLDETEQELESSRVRAEGLTKDLAALAEERARLRTELIEAGKRVQASEATLSETESELAELTAQVNVMQTSIDERKAAIVTMLSAMQRIGRTPPPAIVTRRDDALKVVRGAMLLAEVYPELKYQADSLTDSLQDLSAVEERVRAERDTQRREADQLSAEQARLDELIATKQSREAQDQEELASLTESAQTLASEVETLNDLVEELDKKIAKAEVAQYDAEVEAEKALRERLKQEVMATPANERVVELKPDSKKVAFANPARMKPVTPFGDAKGSLRLPAQGERTSRFGDKDSAGVAFQGLSMQTREEARVTAPADGWVVYSGPFRSYGQLLIINAGGGYHILLAGMSRIDVSLGQFVLAGEPIAVMGKSPAPGSPGGQSSRPVLYVEFRKDGRPIDPGPWWAEASGKVQG
- a CDS encoding S41 family peptidase, whose protein sequence is MMRKSEYALWALLVVAVIAAGSTMVSLARSPSAEAANSEIYKQLDLFGEVLERVRKGYVEEPENEKLIESAINGMLTALDPHSAYLNLDNYEDMRVQTKGRFGGLGIEVTMEDGLVKVISPIADTPADKAGILSGDLITKIDDENVRGMNLQDAVEKMRGEVDTPITLMVLREGQEDLMKFKFNRGIIEINPVKFSAEGGDVGYIRITSFNEQTTEKLVKAVNDLKKELGPDLKGYIVDLRNNPGGLLDQAIAVSDAFLDQGAIVSTRGRNNEDVQKEFARKGDITDGKQIVVLINGGSASASEIVAGALKDLKRATVVGTQSFGKGSVQTIIPLGSANGALRLTTARYYTPKNISIQAKGITPDIVVEEELPEDVKKREELIGTRGEANLRGHLKNEGSEEGKEEKSGSSSYVPEDKTKDTQLIYGLELLRGTKSVDTELKQKAEAPSKSETAN
- the rlmH gene encoding 23S rRNA (pseudouridine(1915)-N(3))-methyltransferase RlmH; its protein translation is MRLLIAAVGKLKKGPERELCTHYFGRAEALGRSLGLSPLTSIELSESRAPEAVARRSAEAEALLAKIPNDFTILCLDPGGEMRSSEAFASGLGALRDDAAAPGVAFVLGGPDGHGQPVLDRGAQSLSLGPMTLPHGLARIVLAEQLYRAMTILAGHPYHRA
- a CDS encoding divergent polysaccharide deacetylase family protein is translated as MKALAVASGIIFWTLVIGVIALIFLSGPEPAEVVQIESAPAAAPAAAGPGGIMPPPGFSVTAPRMPTPPPARVSPPGMAPPPGQGPATAPAAPQMPAAPAAPAFPGQSGAIEDEDGSVAQAPDRGSNVALASLVPGIDRSTEEPLPEAPLPAIVEDSPYGPLPKVAADGSRPADVYARPSDYADVQGGPPRVAVLLNGLGVPGDQDGDIIKGLPPPVSLAYGAYGRGLQERVTDARTAGHEVFLAIPLEPNNYPTNDPGPHALLTTLPPKDNIKRLQWAMSRYAGYIGVTNYMGAKFQSDLGSVAPVFEELKRRGLVYLADGSTDAAVTKRVAAALELEYDVADVQLDAGRIDSQLAALEAAAKENGSAIGVAKAAPGTVKRITDWAGSLESKGLVLVPVSAAVQARRQS
- a CDS encoding glutamate-5-semialdehyde dehydrogenase encodes the protein MLYMGRLARAAAAELAVATTEQKNAALEAMAAALEAGAEKILSANAKDLEAAEKNGRDAAFLDRLRLDEGRVAAMAKGLREVAGLPDPVGQTIASWTRPNGLEIARVRVPLGVIGMIYESRPNVTADASALCLKSGNAVILRSGSDSFLTSLVIANILTEAIKSAGLPGEAIQLVPSVDRQAVGFILGGLGGAIDVIVPRGGRSLVERVQKEARVPVFAHLEGNCHVYVDETAPLDMARDIVVNAKMRRTGICGAAETLLVSRAAVDTHLTPIVDALIEAGCEVRGDPDTQHTDSRVKTATDEDWDTEYLAPIIAVKVVEDLDDAIAHIDEHSSHHTEAIVTNDEAAAAAFLARVDSAIVLHNASTQFADGGEFGMGAEIGIATGRFHARGPVGVEQLTTFKYVVRGQGQTRP
- the rsfS gene encoding ribosome silencing factor; amino-acid sequence: MRSPSEGTVSGTPPSGLASFSAEPGRLLKIVTDTLDGAKAEDVAVIDLEGKTSIGDYMVVASGRSQRHVGAVADHLIKALKDAGYGRARVEGLPQGDWVLIDAGEVIVHLFRPEVREFYNLEKMWSADRPMERMVV
- a CDS encoding nicotinate-nucleotide adenylyltransferase, whose amino-acid sequence is MRIGLLGGSFNPAHGAHREISLAALKRLGLDQVWWLVTAGNPLKDVSGLPPVEARVCAARRIANHPRIKVTGFDGGTGSPYTADLLSALVQRYPGVHFVWLMGADNLATVHHWKAWPEIFQLVPIAVLDRPGFRLKARAGKAAHRFAGAYIDETDALGLALLRPPAWTILTHRLSGLSSTALRENVLESD